A single region of the Proteiniborus ethanoligenes genome encodes:
- a CDS encoding RnfABCDGE type electron transport complex subunit D translates to MSLINTKKYFTPQKMMRTVIISLIPLIISSIYFFGWRSFALLLWVTIFGVATEWIFEKKYGKKVSEAIFVTCILYVLTLPARTPFWIASLGIIFGVVFGKEVFGGFGRNIFNPALVARAFVYVSFPEQLTIQWSKSALGFPGGFGTYLTENIDAISQATPMLVFRETGQMASSIKLLLGNVAGSLGETSAILIILAGVYLIYKKVAAWQTMAGVIVGFTGLSSILYFLGFAQVPNPIFGVLAGGFLFGTVFMATDPISSPKTKEGKWIYGILIGIVTVIIRGYALFAGGMMFAILVGNTFAPIIDEGVNHYKKSKKGVKNKGKEVTV, encoded by the coding sequence TTGTCTCTAATTAACACAAAAAAATATTTTACACCACAAAAAATGATGAGAACAGTAATTATATCTTTAATTCCTTTAATTATTTCTTCTATCTATTTTTTTGGATGGAGATCCTTTGCACTTCTTTTGTGGGTAACAATTTTTGGGGTAGCAACAGAATGGATATTTGAAAAAAAGTACGGAAAAAAAGTTTCAGAGGCAATTTTTGTAACATGCATTCTCTATGTGCTTACCCTTCCAGCACGTACTCCATTTTGGATAGCCTCTTTAGGAATTATCTTTGGAGTTGTCTTTGGAAAAGAGGTTTTTGGAGGATTTGGAAGGAACATATTTAATCCTGCATTAGTAGCTAGAGCCTTTGTTTATGTGTCTTTTCCCGAGCAATTGACTATACAATGGTCTAAATCAGCACTAGGCTTTCCAGGTGGATTTGGGACATATCTTACTGAAAACATAGATGCTATTTCACAGGCAACACCTATGCTTGTATTTCGAGAAACAGGACAGATGGCTTCGTCAATAAAACTATTATTAGGAAATGTAGCTGGCTCTCTTGGGGAGACAAGTGCCATACTAATAATTTTAGCAGGAGTATATTTAATTTATAAAAAAGTAGCAGCTTGGCAGACTATGGCAGGAGTAATAGTTGGTTTTACAGGTCTTAGTAGTATTTTATACTTTTTAGGCTTTGCTCAAGTCCCTAATCCTATTTTTGGCGTTCTTGCTGGAGGGTTTCTCTTTGGAACAGTATTTATGGCTACAGATCCAATTTCTTCTCCAAAGACTAAAGAAGGAAAATGGATATATGGTATTCTAATAGGAATTGTAACAGTAATAATACGTGGATATGCACTATTTGCAGGCGGTATGATGTTTGCAATATTAGTTGGAAATACTTTTGCACCAATAATTGATGAAGGTGTAAATCATTATAAAAAATCAAAAAAAGGGGTTAAAAATAAAGGAAAAGAGGTGACTGTATGA
- a CDS encoding NADH:ubiquinone reductase (Na(+)-transporting) subunit D, with amino-acid sequence MAGDSPKKIFIMGLWKDNPVFRQIIGICSALAVTNLMLNSLIMGLGLIFVTAFSELTVSIIRTFTPKHIRMMVQVLIISVFVIIVDIFLKAYYPEMSKALGPYVGLIITNCIIMGRCEAYAQKNPPLNSFLDGIASGTGYTLVLLSIAFVRELLGFGTIFGFKVLGDWWTNWTIMIMPPGAFFVLAVVIWIARSISSEKEENKGEVVKA; translated from the coding sequence ATGGCTGGAGATAGTCCAAAAAAGATTTTCATCATGGGATTATGGAAGGATAATCCAGTGTTTAGACAAATTATAGGTATATGCTCTGCATTAGCGGTTACAAATCTTATGCTTAATTCACTTATAATGGGGCTAGGCTTAATATTTGTTACAGCATTTTCTGAGCTTACTGTTTCTATTATTAGAACATTTACTCCAAAACATATAAGGATGATGGTTCAGGTACTGATTATTTCTGTATTTGTTATCATAGTAGATATTTTTTTAAAAGCCTATTATCCAGAGATGAGTAAAGCATTAGGACCTTATGTAGGACTTATAATAACAAATTGTATAATAATGGGACGTTGCGAGGCCTATGCTCAAAAAAATCCTCCTTTAAATTCTTTTCTTGATGGAATTGCTTCAGGTACAGGATATACATTAGTTCTCTTATCTATTGCTTTTGTTAGAGAACTTTTAGGATTTGGAACTATATTTGGATTTAAAGTATTAGGAGATTGGTGGACTAACTGGACAATAATGATAATGCCACCAGGAGCCTTCTTTGTTTTGGCAGTGGTCATTTGGATAGCCAGAAGTATATCTTCAGAAAAAGAAGAAAATAAGGGGGAGGTAGTTAAAGCATGA
- a CDS encoding NADH:ubiquinone reductase (Na(+)-transporting) subunit F, with the protein MNTIITTTVTITAITGILAFLLTLADRTINNYGEVKIIINNDKEYIVEGGSSLLSSLMEQKIFIPSACGGKGTCGYCKVKVLEGGGPVLPTETPFMTKDELENKIRLSCQCKVKQEIKIEIPEELFNVKEYEAIVESIEDMTSVIKKLRLRLKEGEEINFKPGQYIQLKAPIYKGNDEEVYRAYSIASPPYHKNYIDLIIGYVPEGKATTYVHKILKEGDKVSFNGPYGDFYFHDDNNREIVLVAVGTGMAPILSILYHMKENNINRKATLYFGAKTPEDLFLLDEIKELESILPNFRFVPCLSRITEEHNWTGEKGRVNNALEKYIIDGDNKEAYLCGNPPMIDSVTAVLKDKGIPEEIIYYDKF; encoded by the coding sequence ATGAATACAATAATAACAACAACTGTTACAATAACAGCTATTACTGGGATACTTGCATTTTTGTTAACCCTTGCAGATCGTACTATAAATAATTATGGAGAGGTCAAAATCATTATTAATAATGACAAAGAGTATATAGTTGAGGGAGGCTCCTCTTTATTATCATCACTGATGGAGCAAAAGATTTTTATACCTTCTGCTTGTGGCGGAAAAGGAACCTGCGGATATTGTAAGGTTAAGGTTTTAGAAGGTGGTGGACCAGTACTCCCCACAGAAACACCCTTTATGACAAAGGATGAGCTTGAAAATAAAATAAGACTTTCTTGTCAATGCAAGGTAAAGCAAGAGATAAAAATTGAAATTCCAGAAGAACTATTCAATGTAAAAGAATATGAAGCTATAGTAGAATCCATAGAAGACATGACTTCTGTAATAAAGAAGCTGAGATTAAGGCTTAAAGAAGGAGAAGAAATAAATTTTAAGCCAGGACAGTATATCCAGCTAAAGGCACCTATTTATAAAGGAAATGATGAAGAGGTATATAGAGCTTACTCTATAGCTTCACCACCTTATCATAAGAACTATATTGACTTAATAATAGGCTATGTTCCAGAAGGCAAGGCCACTACCTATGTCCACAAAATACTTAAAGAAGGAGATAAGGTAAGCTTTAATGGTCCTTATGGTGATTTTTATTTTCATGATGATAACAACAGGGAAATAGTTTTAGTTGCAGTAGGCACCGGTATGGCTCCTATACTCTCTATACTTTATCATATGAAAGAAAACAATATAAATAGAAAAGCAACTTTATATTTTGGCGCTAAAACACCAGAGGACTTATTCTTATTAGATGAAATTAAGGAACTGGAAAGCATCTTACCAAACTTTAGGTTTGTTCCTTGTCTTTCAAGGATTACAGAGGAACATAACTGGACAGGGGAAAAGGGAAGGGTTAATAATGCCTTAGAAAAATATATTATAGACGGAGATAATAAAGAAGCCTATCTCTGTGGAAATCCTCCAATGATAGATTCGGTAACAGCTGTTCTCAAAGATAAAGGAATACCAGAAGAGATCATATATTATGATAAATTCTAA
- a CDS encoding FMN-binding protein: MKKSFSFPIVFMIIITAFFTAILAFLNYSTADVITYNQETELRKTLLYVFNIEPPSHEPKILEETFNKYISKENLGGQIVYTAKKDNEIIGYAFPINGSGLWGSVEGFAAISKDFSELLGIDFVSHSETPGLGGRISEDWFKKQFRGLKLTDVNDGNYIVYKPAAGGNVDAIAGATLTSKSVSKFINEDIDEFIKENKGGK; this comes from the coding sequence ATGAAAAAGTCATTTAGTTTTCCCATTGTTTTCATGATAATAATAACTGCTTTTTTCACTGCAATTCTCGCATTTCTCAATTATAGCACAGCTGATGTAATCACATATAATCAGGAAACCGAATTAAGAAAAACACTTCTGTATGTTTTCAACATAGAACCACCTTCCCATGAACCAAAAATATTAGAAGAAACCTTTAATAAATACATTAGTAAAGAGAATTTAGGAGGACAAATTGTATATACTGCAAAAAAGGATAATGAAATCATAGGCTATGCTTTCCCAATAAACGGTTCTGGACTTTGGGGTTCAGTTGAAGGCTTTGCTGCAATATCTAAGGACTTTAGTGAATTATTAGGAATAGATTTCGTATCCCACAGCGAAACACCAGGTCTTGGTGGAAGAATATCTGAGGATTGGTTTAAAAAGCAATTTAGAGGATTGAAATTGACAGATGTTAATGATGGAAATTATATAGTATACAAGCCGGCAGCTGGAGGCAATGTAGATGCCATAGCCGGTGCTACCCTTACATCAAAATCTGTAAGTAAGTTTATAAATGAAGATATAGATGAGTTTATAAAAGAAAATAAAGGGGGGAAATAA
- a CDS encoding NADH:ubiquinone reductase (Na(+)-transporting) subunit E, translated as MIELNPFVIFIAAIFTNNMILSNFLGMCSFIAVSSEIKTSLGLGQAVTFVLTFTTILNYIIYFKILVPLNLEYMRFIVFIISIAAFVQLVEMIVERYLPNLYYALGIFLPLITVNCAILGVSLFMVIREYTLLQSIGFSIGSGIGWTLAIVALAGIRQRLKKASVPKGLEGPGITIIVIGLMALAFVGFSGIVQIQ; from the coding sequence ATGATAGAACTTAATCCTTTTGTAATTTTCATAGCAGCTATATTTACAAATAACATGATACTTAGTAATTTTCTTGGTATGTGTTCATTTATAGCGGTATCTAGTGAGATTAAAACATCATTAGGACTTGGTCAGGCAGTTACCTTTGTTCTTACATTTACTACAATACTAAACTACATAATATATTTCAAAATTTTAGTACCTCTTAACCTAGAATATATGAGATTTATAGTGTTTATTATTAGTATAGCAGCCTTTGTACAATTAGTTGAAATGATAGTTGAAAGATATTTACCAAACTTATATTATGCCCTTGGAATATTCTTACCATTGATTACAGTAAACTGTGCAATATTAGGAGTTTCACTATTTATGGTGATTCGTGAGTACACACTTCTTCAATCAATTGGTTTTAGTATAGGCTCTGGAATTGGTTGGACTTTAGCCATAGTAGCACTGGCTGGGATAAGACAAAGACTTAAAAAGGCAAGTGTTCCAAAAGGATTAGAAGGACCGGGAATTACTATAATTGTAATAGGTCTGATGGCCTTAGCCTTTGTAGGCTTTTCAGGCATAGTACAGATTCAATAG